A region from the Flavobacterium enshiense genome encodes:
- a CDS encoding T9SS type B sorting domain-containing protein — translation MKKILVLFLVFIFGNVVFGQVEPNDCVNAIPVCGNGSFITNTDGSGNAFEVAGCGPGREHNSLWLKITIAQAGTLGFDLIPNNPDLLTGDYDFFVYGPNRTCGTGLGTPIRCNATNPDEANLPNNITGMNGSTPSNFAWSGSGGNNLAYVQWLTVLVGETYYIAIDRPYSTDTGFTLNWIGSATLGTGAFPKSPTLVQTPVPDMATCSTTGTGVFQLNTHIPKICTEANTAVRFYPSYVNAVDDVNNDSFYPGGLQLPVFYGNVTNPEVVYAKVYNTITKCYIITTFNLVVYPVPQATMSVSPSQICAGENVTVAFTGTPGATVDYTIGGGPIQSGLLDAAGNYQFTDTPSNTLVYTLVGVKTLDSNNALICNGTVNNPSSTTLTVNPLPTITGGSLGICVGGTTQFIGSPTAAAIDPWISSNTNVATVDSAGNVLGVNPGTSDITYTNSNGCSDKVTITVNALPTISGTLATCIGATTTLSATNPPLSPNAWSTSNSTVATITPAGVVTGVNVGTATITYTDINGCTDTEVVNVLSSPTASIAIVGPSTICSGSTAIIEISGSAGATVNYTVNGTAASVVLPATGIANFPTAALSVQTTYQLVSVSAGTGCTTPLTQQAVVNIAPQPTASISGSTSVCFNQSATISFSGTPGATVGYTINGGTTQTVLLNASGSATVSTGSLTADTTYALVNVTAGTVPNCVETVSGTATVTVVQTPTVAANPTSQSLCSGQSSGIQLTGTVPNTTFSWTVTQTGGASGATNGSGSIISQVLTTGNTVGTVTYTITPAVGSCVGTPIDVTVTISPVPVVFVNVTQQTICSGNPTNITMTSSIPTATFSWNVTQTSGVTGASAGTGSSINQTLTAAGTQIGQVIYTIIATNAGCQSTTETVTVTVYPYPTALPSPNSDTLCSGETTNIELNSNIPGTTFDWTVAPVGVSGAASGSGNIISQTLTTISLSQGTVVYTITPTVNGCTGTPVTVTVTVNPTPEVFGIGAPQEICSGDPSGIIVTPNISGTSISWTVVQNGVTGASDGSGTETTPGAGIPIDQTLTASGDTPGTVTYNVTPIYNGCSGQTVPVVIVVNPTPKINIPPGFVCTDNVTGALISGYIMDTGLSAASYSFQWFYNNDMNTVIATSSSYEATQAGVYTVSIMNSSTGCDAVFDINVEESNPAQSASAVVTNYFADTQAITVTVVGNGTYLYSLDGGAFQTSNVFINVLPGTHTVTIHDTHGCTDIVLSDILTIGYPRYFTPNGDGYNDTWNIWSLSDDQPNSEIHIYDRYGKLLKQIVPSGAGWDGTFNGQTLPSTDYWFTVKYKENGADKLFKAHFSMKR, via the coding sequence ATGAAAAAGATTTTAGTACTATTTTTAGTATTTATTTTTGGAAATGTCGTTTTTGGACAAGTCGAGCCCAACGATTGTGTTAATGCAATTCCGGTATGTGGTAACGGTAGTTTTATTACTAATACCGATGGTTCTGGAAATGCGTTTGAAGTTGCCGGATGCGGTCCTGGTCGTGAGCACAATTCTCTTTGGCTGAAAATTACTATTGCGCAGGCGGGTACCTTGGGGTTTGATTTAATTCCAAATAATCCTGATCTTCTTACTGGTGATTACGATTTTTTTGTTTACGGACCAAACAGAACTTGCGGTACCGGTTTAGGTACGCCGATCCGATGTAATGCAACTAATCCTGATGAAGCTAATTTACCAAACAACATTACAGGTATGAATGGTAGTACACCTAGTAATTTTGCTTGGTCTGGTAGTGGAGGTAATAATTTAGCCTATGTACAATGGCTGACAGTTTTAGTGGGTGAAACCTATTACATCGCTATCGACAGGCCGTATTCTACTGATACTGGTTTCACGCTTAATTGGATTGGAAGTGCAACGCTCGGGACTGGTGCGTTTCCAAAATCGCCAACTTTAGTCCAAACTCCTGTTCCTGATATGGCTACCTGCTCAACTACTGGTACAGGTGTTTTTCAACTTAATACACATATACCCAAGATATGTACGGAGGCAAATACTGCAGTCAGATTTTACCCTTCATATGTTAATGCGGTTGATGATGTTAATAATGATAGTTTTTATCCTGGTGGTCTTCAATTGCCGGTGTTCTACGGGAATGTCACGAATCCGGAGGTAGTTTATGCCAAAGTGTATAATACCATTACTAAATGTTATATCATAACCACCTTTAATCTGGTGGTTTACCCGGTGCCGCAAGCAACAATGTCTGTATCCCCCTCGCAGATTTGTGCCGGCGAAAATGTCACGGTTGCTTTTACCGGTACTCCGGGAGCAACGGTTGATTACACGATAGGCGGCGGACCAATACAATCTGGTTTGCTAGATGCTGCCGGTAATTACCAATTTACAGACACGCCTTCAAACACACTAGTTTATACTTTAGTAGGGGTTAAAACTTTAGATAGTAATAATGCATTGATTTGTAATGGAACTGTAAATAATCCTTCTAGTACTACACTAACAGTTAACCCGTTACCTACAATTACAGGAGGATCATTGGGAATTTGTGTTGGAGGAACAACACAATTTATTGGTTCACCAACAGCTGCCGCTATTGATCCTTGGATATCATCTAATACTAATGTAGCTACAGTCGATTCAGCAGGAAATGTTTTAGGAGTTAATCCGGGTACTTCTGATATTACTTATACAAATAGCAATGGTTGTTCGGACAAGGTAACGATAACCGTTAATGCTTTACCGACAATATCGGGAACATTAGCAACTTGTATCGGTGCGACTACGACATTATCAGCTACAAATCCTCCGTTATCACCAAACGCATGGTCGACATCTAATTCAACTGTAGCTACAATCACCCCGGCAGGAGTTGTTACAGGAGTTAATGTGGGTACTGCGACAATTACTTATACCGACATCAACGGATGTACAGATACAGAGGTTGTAAATGTATTGTCATCACCGACAGCTAGCATTGCGATTGTAGGACCGTCTACTATTTGTAGCGGATCAACAGCTATTATTGAAATCAGCGGATCAGCGGGTGCAACGGTTAACTATACAGTTAACGGAACAGCTGCTTCTGTTGTTTTACCGGCAACAGGGATAGCAAATTTTCCAACTGCAGCTTTGTCGGTACAAACCACATATCAGTTAGTGAGTGTTAGTGCCGGAACGGGATGTACGACGCCATTAACGCAACAAGCTGTTGTAAATATCGCGCCACAACCGACAGCTTCAATTTCAGGTTCAACATCGGTATGTTTTAATCAATCGGCTACAATTTCGTTCTCCGGAACTCCGGGAGCAACTGTAGGTTATACAATTAATGGGGGGACAACTCAGACAGTGCTCCTTAATGCAAGTGGTTCTGCTACGGTTAGTACAGGTAGCTTAACTGCCGATACGACTTACGCTTTGGTTAATGTAACTGCGGGAACGGTGCCAAACTGTGTTGAGACAGTATCAGGTACAGCAACTGTAACAGTGGTGCAAACACCTACAGTAGCAGCTAATCCGACATCACAATCATTATGTTCGGGCCAGTCTAGTGGAATTCAATTGACAGGAACGGTACCGAATACCACTTTCTCATGGACTGTTACTCAAACTGGAGGGGCATCCGGAGCTACTAACGGAAGCGGAAGTATCATTTCTCAAGTGCTTACAACCGGAAATACAGTGGGAACAGTTACTTATACTATCACGCCGGCTGTAGGAAGTTGTGTTGGAACACCAATCGACGTAACTGTAACGATATCGCCGGTTCCGGTGGTTTTCGTGAATGTTACTCAGCAGACAATCTGTTCGGGTAATCCAACGAATATTACAATGACGAGTTCAATCCCTACCGCAACTTTTAGTTGGAATGTTACTCAGACATCGGGAGTAACCGGAGCATCAGCCGGAACAGGATCATCAATCAACCAGACTTTGACAGCTGCAGGTACACAAATCGGACAGGTAATCTATACCATCATAGCAACTAATGCAGGTTGTCAAAGTACGACTGAAACAGTAACGGTTACAGTTTATCCTTATCCTACTGCTTTACCGAGCCCGAATTCAGATACATTGTGTTCGGGAGAGACTACCAATATAGAGTTGAATAGTAATATTCCTGGAACTACTTTCGATTGGACTGTAGCACCTGTCGGCGTGTCTGGAGCGGCATCAGGTTCGGGAAATATTATCTCCCAAACTTTAACTACGATTAGTTTGTCTCAAGGTACGGTTGTCTATACAATTACCCCAACGGTTAACGGATGTACTGGTACTCCGGTTACGGTTACCGTGACAGTTAACCCAACACCGGAAGTGTTTGGGATCGGAGCTCCGCAAGAGATTTGTAGTGGTGATCCGTCAGGAATTATTGTTACGCCTAATATTTCTGGAACTTCAATCTCATGGACCGTCGTTCAAAATGGAGTTACCGGGGCTTCCGATGGCAGCGGAACGGAAACTACTCCGGGAGCAGGTATTCCGATAGATCAGACTCTGACAGCTTCAGGTGACACCCCTGGAACAGTTACTTATAACGTTACACCAATATATAATGGTTGTTCCGGACAAACGGTACCGGTTGTTATTGTGGTAAATCCAACGCCTAAAATTAACATACCTCCTGGTTTTGTCTGTACAGATAATGTAACCGGAGCATTGATTTCAGGATATATTATGGATACCGGTTTAAGTGCGGCAAGCTATAGTTTCCAATGGTTCTATAATAACGATATGAATACTGTTATTGCAACGAGCAGTTCTTATGAAGCTACTCAGGCAGGTGTGTATACCGTTTCAATAATGAACTCGAGTACGGGTTGTGATGCTGTTTTTGACATTAATGTGGAGGAGTCTAATCCTGCACAAAGTGCTTCAGCTGTAGTTACGAATTACTTTGCAGATACCCAGGCTATCACGGTAACTGTAGTAGGAAACGGAACGTATTTGTACAGTTTAGACGGAGGAGCGTTCCAGACAAGTAATGTATTTATTAATGTGTTACCAGGTACACATACAGTAACAATTCATGATACACATGGATGTACGGATATTGTTCTTAGCGATATCCTGACTATTGGTTATCCGCGTTACTTTACACCGAATGGTGACGGGTATAATGATACATGGAATATCTGGTCATTAAGCGATGATCAGCCGAATTCTGAAATTCATATTTACGACCGTTACGGTAAGTTGCTGAAACAAATCGTTCCTTCGGGAGCAGGATGGGATGGAACTTTCAACGGACAGACTTTACCATCTACGGATTACTGGTTTACCGTTAAATACAAAGAGAATGGTGCTGATAAGTTATTTAAGGCTCACTTCTCGATGAAGCGATAA
- a CDS encoding OmpA family protein: MKRIYIQIGLLLLMTTGYAQDKQSKKADQYFESYQYVNAIEEYLKLTDKDTATPYVAKQLGDCYYNINNTAEAAKWYGKAVEGKADAETYFRYAQTLKALGKYEEANKQMDAFAALMPSDSRAKEHKANPNYIPSLTKKDKMFDVSEIAISGKGGSDFGAVLANDNTLYFVSTRNSGGKKDKWANQPYLDIFQTTRNADGTFSEPVAVKELNTPYHDGPVTVSKDGNVMFFARDGHSVGQFEKNKKSNTKIAQQGLYRAEKVNGKWTNITALPFNSANYSVTNPSLSNDGKTLYFASNMPDGLGESDIWKVSVDGNTSGTPQNLGPAVNTAGKENFPFITENNVLYFASSGKQGFGGLDIFRMDLNKSEQPQNVGKPVNTEKDDFAFSYNKSANVGYFSSDRNGSDAIYGAKEVCKAEAIAAVTNKKTGAVLANASVAILDAKGNVIETRQTDARGRVGYEVECETNYTFQVKADNFETATFPIDKIKSGQSVVEAQLMPVEVIVTDTEVILNNVYFDYNKSNITPEGASELDKLVKVMKDNPSMVIFVKSHTDSKGSASYNLKLSGQRAQSTVEYLISKGISRNRVSGKGYGSTVPKVACGSGCTDEQHAQNRRSEFMIVKK; this comes from the coding sequence ATGAAAAGAATTTATATACAAATAGGCTTGTTGTTATTGATGACCACGGGGTATGCTCAGGACAAACAGTCTAAAAAAGCCGATCAGTATTTTGAAAGTTATCAGTACGTAAACGCTATTGAAGAATATTTGAAGCTTACGGATAAAGATACTGCTACTCCTTATGTTGCCAAACAACTAGGAGATTGCTATTACAATATCAATAATACGGCTGAGGCTGCAAAATGGTATGGCAAAGCAGTTGAAGGCAAAGCAGATGCTGAAACTTATTTCCGTTATGCACAGACTCTAAAAGCTTTAGGGAAATATGAAGAAGCCAACAAGCAAATGGATGCTTTTGCGGCGTTAATGCCTTCTGATTCGAGAGCTAAAGAACACAAAGCGAATCCGAATTATATTCCGAGCCTAACCAAAAAAGACAAGATGTTTGACGTTTCTGAGATAGCAATCAGTGGCAAAGGCGGCAGCGATTTCGGTGCGGTGCTTGCAAACGATAACACCTTATATTTTGTAAGTACAAGAAATTCAGGCGGGAAAAAGGACAAATGGGCTAACCAGCCATATCTGGATATTTTCCAGACAACCCGTAATGCAGACGGTACTTTTTCAGAGCCGGTTGCTGTGAAGGAATTGAATACTCCTTATCATGATGGTCCGGTTACTGTAAGCAAAGACGGAAATGTAATGTTTTTTGCAAGAGACGGACACAGCGTGGGGCAATTCGAAAAGAATAAAAAAAGCAACACGAAAATTGCACAACAAGGTTTGTACAGAGCCGAGAAAGTAAACGGGAAATGGACAAATATTACAGCGTTGCCATTTAACAGTGCAAATTATTCAGTGACCAATCCAAGCTTGAGCAATGATGGAAAGACATTATACTTTGCATCTAATATGCCGGATGGCTTAGGGGAATCGGATATCTGGAAAGTTTCGGTTGACGGAAATACCAGCGGTACTCCTCAGAATTTGGGACCTGCTGTTAATACTGCCGGAAAAGAAAACTTCCCTTTTATTACTGAAAACAACGTATTGTATTTCGCTTCTTCAGGGAAACAAGGTTTTGGAGGTTTAGATATTTTCAGAATGGATTTAAACAAATCTGAGCAACCTCAAAATGTTGGAAAACCGGTAAATACTGAAAAAGATGATTTCGCTTTCAGTTATAATAAATCAGCCAATGTTGGTTATTTTTCTTCCGACAGAAATGGTTCTGATGCTATTTATGGTGCCAAGGAAGTATGCAAAGCTGAGGCAATTGCTGCAGTAACCAATAAGAAAACAGGTGCTGTTCTTGCAAATGCTTCGGTAGCGATTTTAGATGCCAAAGGCAATGTTATCGAAACAAGACAAACAGATGCAAGAGGAAGAGTTGGTTATGAGGTTGAATGTGAAACCAATTATACTTTCCAGGTTAAAGCCGATAATTTTGAAACGGCAACTTTCCCAATTGATAAAATCAAATCGGGTCAGTCAGTCGTGGAAGCACAGTTAATGCCAGTTGAAGTAATTGTTACTGATACTGAGGTAATTTTAAACAATGTTTATTTCGATTATAACAAAAGTAACATAACACCGGAAGGTGCCAGTGAATTGGACAAGTTAGTTAAAGTGATGAAGGACAACCCGTCGATGGTGATTTTTGTAAAATCCCACACCGACTCTAAAGGTAGTGCGTCATACAACTTAAAACTGTCCGGGCAACGCGCTCAATCGACTGTTGAATATCTGATTTCAAAAGGAATTTCAAGAAATCGCGTAAGCGGTAAAGGATACGGAAGTACCGTTCCTAAAGTGGCTTGTGGTTCTGGTTGTACAGATGAGCAGCACGCTCAAAACAGACGCTCAGAATTTATGATTGTAAAGAAATAA
- a CDS encoding PorP/SprF family type IX secretion system membrane protein, with protein sequence MKKIYFAILLLGAITTDMQAQQDPHYTQYMYNMNVVNPAYAGSKENLAIGVLYRDQWVNVEGAPQTLTFAASSPVGKNVGLGLSVISDKIGPVEETNVYGDFAYTLNLGGEHRLAFGLKSGVTFHNVGLYSDIGNGYVPDGGDVAFSENVNNTYFNIGSGIFYYTDKYYVSFSVPNMLDAKHLDLHVDGDEYKFGSETQHYFLTGGYVFQLSENTKFKPSFMLKSAFSAPTSFDLSANFLFFEKFEAGATYRLEDSFGAMVNYRITPSIRLGYAYDHIVSDLDATTKSSHEFMLLFDLNFPKKTSISPRYF encoded by the coding sequence ATGAAAAAAATTTATTTTGCTATTCTTCTGTTGGGAGCAATTACCACAGACATGCAAGCACAGCAAGACCCGCATTACACACAATATATGTATAACATGAATGTGGTTAATCCAGCATATGCCGGTTCCAAAGAGAATTTGGCTATTGGGGTCTTATACAGAGACCAATGGGTTAATGTGGAAGGGGCTCCACAAACCCTGACATTCGCCGCGAGCAGTCCGGTTGGTAAAAATGTTGGTTTAGGATTATCTGTGATTTCAGATAAAATCGGGCCGGTTGAAGAAACTAATGTTTATGGGGATTTCGCTTATACATTAAATTTAGGAGGCGAACATCGTTTGGCTTTCGGATTAAAATCAGGAGTTACTTTTCATAATGTAGGTCTCTACAGTGATATCGGAAACGGATATGTTCCTGATGGGGGAGACGTTGCATTCAGTGAAAACGTTAACAATACCTATTTCAATATTGGTAGTGGAATTTTCTATTACACTGATAAATATTACGTATCATTCTCTGTACCTAATATGTTAGATGCTAAACATCTTGATTTGCATGTGGACGGAGATGAATACAAATTTGGTAGTGAAACGCAGCATTACTTCTTAACGGGAGGATATGTGTTTCAATTATCAGAAAACACAAAATTCAAGCCTTCATTTATGTTGAAATCGGCTTTCAGCGCTCCAACATCTTTTGACTTGTCGGCTAACTTTTTGTTCTTTGAGAAGTTCGAAGCAGGAGCTACCTACAGACTTGAGGACTCGTTTGGTGCGATGGTAAATTACCGTATCACACCGTCAATACGACTTGGTTATGCATATGATCATATCGTTTCAGATTTGGATGCAACAACTAAATCGTCACACGAATTTATGTTGTTATTTGACTTGAATTTCCCTAAAAAGACATCAATATCACCAAGATATTTCTAA